A segment of the Leptospira barantonii genome:
CGATTTTTGTAATCGATATTCCGCCTAATGTATTCGGTAGAATTTCGGAACTTAAGAATAGAAGTTCCAATTCTTCCCCGGAGCCGAGAGCCTCGTTGAGACTCAGGACTTCCGAAGAATTTTCGGGAAGAGGAATTTTATCCAACTCGATTTTTAATCCGACTTCCGAAGAGGACGCCAACTTCGGAAGATCCTGCAGAAGTCCATCCGTAAGATCCATACAACAGGAAATCGTAAAGTGTTTGGAAAGTTCCCGCGCGACGTTCAATCTCGATTTCGGTGTGAGATGTCTTTCTAAGGCAAGGTTTCGCAGAGATTCGGGGACATCCAGACGTTCGTTTAAAAATTTATAACCGAGTTGAGAAAGTCCGACGGAGCCGGTGAGGTATAAAAAATTACCATTCTTCCCTCCGGATCGTTTCCAAGCCTGTGTCGTAACTCCGACCAAGGTCAAAGTCAGATTCAAGGAAGGGGAACGATACGTGTCCCCGCCGCAGAGTTCTATATCATAAGATTCTAATGTTTCTCGTAAGGTTTTGGAAAAGGGGAGAATCCATTCTTCCCTGGAACAAGCCGCGCTGAGTCCCAAATTGAGAAACGCTTGGGTCGGAACTCCGCCACCCGCCGCGATGTCCGATACGTTTACTTCTACGAGTTTTTTTGCGATTTCGTTCGGGCCGCTCCACTCGGTTCTAAAATGAGTTCCTTCGCAGATCGTATCGGTGGTGAAGATCCGACCTTCTTCGTCCAGATAACAGTCGTCAGTCTGTGTATTCCCCGGTGAGTAGAGAGCGCGGATGATTTCCGATTCTTTCAAAATTGAATTTTCCTTCAAAAACCTTGACTTTCTTCGATTTCAGGTCAGTCTGAAAGA
Coding sequences within it:
- the thiL gene encoding thiamine-phosphate kinase, which codes for MKENSILKESEIIRALYSPGNTQTDDCYLDEEGRIFTTDTICEGTHFRTEWSGPNEIAKKLVEVNVSDIAAGGGVPTQAFLNLGLSAACSREEWILPFSKTLRETLESYDIELCGGDTYRSPSLNLTLTLVGVTTQAWKRSGGKNGNFLYLTGSVGLSQLGYKFLNERLDVPESLRNLALERHLTPKSRLNVARELSKHFTISCCMDLTDGLLQDLPKLASSSEVGLKIELDKIPLPENSSEVLSLNEALGSGEELELLFLSSEILPNTLGGISITKIGTAVDDWKGVKYFKADETETTFSYPGFEHF